A stretch of Saccharothrix texasensis DNA encodes these proteins:
- a CDS encoding MFS transporter, whose amino-acid sequence MSTQQAAPGRSSTTLVLVTLFFGVFVMGCAELLVVGVLDLIAADLDVSVSAAGGLVTAFALGIAIGGPVLTMLTMKLNKRTVLVGALVVFIVANLVLVLASHYALFLAARFVAGAVEGLFIGVAFVAGMAIVPPERVGRAIALIISGVTVSAAVGVPLGTLASQGFGWRGSFTGIIVLCVLALVATMVLVPSVAGSERDASADAGQAKYAFAPRVLFMLTVNIVVFTSLYTALTYIVPFLQNVTGITGALVSAFLLAYGVATAVGSFGGGRFADKSASGTLIVGTAGTAVALLVLYFVGSIPVLVALVMLLWGVLAMSMAPSLQLRVVTLAGPGGRVASSLPASAVNIGIAAGSAAGGVAISGFGPSAPIITASAIAVVGVLLAWATSYLKPPVIEKTAEPAA is encoded by the coding sequence ATGAGTACCCAGCAAGCGGCGCCAGGTCGGAGTAGCACAACCCTGGTCCTGGTCACGCTGTTCTTCGGTGTGTTCGTGATGGGCTGCGCGGAACTGCTCGTGGTCGGCGTGCTGGACCTGATCGCGGCCGACCTCGACGTCTCCGTCTCCGCCGCCGGCGGGTTGGTGACCGCGTTCGCGCTGGGCATCGCGATCGGCGGCCCGGTCCTGACCATGCTGACGATGAAGCTGAACAAGCGGACCGTGCTGGTCGGCGCGCTCGTCGTGTTCATCGTGGCCAACCTGGTCCTGGTGCTGGCCTCCCACTACGCGTTATTCCTCGCGGCGCGGTTCGTCGCCGGTGCGGTCGAGGGCCTGTTCATCGGGGTCGCGTTCGTGGCGGGCATGGCGATCGTCCCGCCGGAGCGCGTGGGCCGGGCGATCGCCCTGATCATCTCCGGGGTCACGGTGTCGGCCGCGGTGGGCGTGCCGCTGGGCACGCTGGCCAGCCAGGGCTTCGGCTGGCGCGGGTCGTTCACCGGGATCATCGTGCTCTGCGTGCTCGCGCTCGTCGCGACCATGGTGCTGGTCCCCTCGGTGGCGGGCTCCGAGCGGGACGCCTCGGCCGACGCCGGCCAGGCCAAGTACGCCTTCGCGCCCAGGGTGCTGTTCATGCTGACGGTGAACATCGTGGTCTTCACGTCGCTGTACACGGCCCTGACCTACATCGTGCCGTTCCTGCAGAACGTCACGGGCATCACCGGGGCGCTGGTCAGCGCGTTCCTGCTGGCCTACGGCGTGGCCACCGCGGTGGGCTCGTTCGGCGGCGGCCGATTCGCCGACAAGAGCGCCTCGGGCACGCTGATCGTCGGGACCGCCGGCACGGCGGTCGCCCTGCTGGTGCTCTACTTCGTCGGCTCGATCCCGGTCCTCGTGGCGCTCGTGATGCTGCTCTGGGGCGTGCTCGCCATGAGCATGGCCCCGTCCCTCCAGCTCCGCGTGGTGACCCTGGCGGGCCCCGGTGGCCGGGTGGCGTCCTCGCTGCCCGCGTCCGCGGTCAACATCGGCATCGCGGCGGGCTCGGCGGCCGGGGGTGTGGCGATCAGCGGGTTCGGCCCCTCGGCCCCGATCATCACCGCGTCGGCCATCGCGGTGGTCGGCGTCCTGCTCGCCTGGGCCACCAGCTACCTCAAGCCGCCGGTGATCGAGAAGACGGCCGAGCCGGCCGCCTGA
- a CDS encoding endo-1,4-beta-xylanase, whose amino-acid sequence MTSTTKRLGAVAVALASTAALTLVLSPAASAASPLRDLAAAKGRYFGNAMTAGDFNDSAYRALSAREAGVVTPGNEMKWDATEPSRGSFTFTRGDQVVAGAVAANQKVRGHTLVWHSQTPAWAQNLSAGDLRSAMVNHINTVMGHYKGKVFAWDVVNEAFAENGTRRQSFWQQKLGDGFIAEAFRAARAADPGAKLYYNDYNTDGIGAKSDGVYNMVKAFKQQGVPIDGVGFQAHLIVGQVPSSLRQNLQRFADLGVDVAITELDIRMKTPSDSAKLAQQARDYGQVVDACLAVARCVGITTWGLSDNHSWIPGVFPGEGAALPFDGNLQPKPAYNAMSTAFGNPTTTTTTTTTTTTTTTDPQPTGCAATYRVTGQWQGGFQAEVTVSAGAAAIRGWAVSWTFADGQTVSSSWNAALTTQGAVVTARNASYNGDVAAGASTAFGFVGTSTSRNSPPSLSCTTT is encoded by the coding sequence GTGACCAGCACGACGAAGAGGCTCGGGGCGGTGGCGGTGGCACTGGCGTCCACCGCCGCGCTGACCCTCGTCCTGTCACCGGCGGCGTCGGCCGCCTCGCCCCTGCGCGACCTCGCGGCGGCCAAGGGGCGGTACTTCGGCAACGCCATGACCGCGGGCGACTTCAACGACTCGGCCTACCGCGCGTTGAGCGCGCGGGAGGCGGGTGTGGTGACGCCCGGCAACGAGATGAAGTGGGACGCCACCGAACCGAGTCGGGGCAGCTTCACGTTCACCCGCGGCGACCAGGTCGTCGCCGGTGCGGTGGCGGCGAACCAGAAGGTCCGCGGGCACACGCTGGTCTGGCACAGCCAGACCCCGGCGTGGGCGCAGAACCTCTCGGCGGGCGACCTCCGCTCGGCGATGGTGAACCACATCAACACCGTCATGGGCCACTACAAGGGCAAGGTGTTCGCCTGGGACGTGGTCAACGAGGCGTTCGCGGAGAACGGCACGCGGCGGCAGTCGTTCTGGCAGCAGAAGCTCGGCGACGGCTTCATCGCGGAGGCGTTCCGCGCCGCCCGTGCCGCCGATCCCGGCGCGAAGCTGTACTACAACGACTACAACACCGACGGCATCGGCGCGAAGAGCGACGGCGTCTACAACATGGTCAAGGCGTTCAAGCAGCAGGGCGTGCCGATCGACGGCGTCGGGTTCCAGGCGCACCTGATCGTCGGCCAGGTGCCGTCCAGCCTGCGGCAGAACCTCCAGCGCTTCGCCGACCTGGGCGTCGACGTGGCGATCACCGAGCTGGACATCCGGATGAAGACCCCGTCCGACAGCGCCAAGCTCGCCCAGCAGGCCCGGGACTACGGCCAGGTCGTCGACGCCTGCTTGGCGGTGGCCAGGTGCGTGGGCATCACCACGTGGGGGTTGAGCGACAACCACTCGTGGATCCCCGGCGTGTTCCCCGGTGAGGGCGCGGCGCTGCCGTTCGACGGCAACCTCCAGCCCAAGCCCGCCTACAACGCCATGAGCACGGCGTTCGGCAACCCGACCACCACCACTACGACGACCACCACCACGACCACGACGACCACCGATCCGCAACCGACGGGCTGTGCCGCCACCTACCGGGTCACCGGCCAGTGGCAGGGCGGCTTCCAGGCCGAGGTCACGGTCAGCGCCGGCGCGGCGGCCATCCGCGGGTGGGCGGTCTCCTGGACGTTCGCCGACGGGCAGACCGTCAGCTCCTCGTGGAACGCGGCACTGACCACCCAGGGCGCGGTCGTGACCGCGAGGAACGCGTCCTACAACGGCGACGTCGCGGCCGGCGCGAGCACGGCCTTCGGCTTCGTCGGCACCTCGACCAGCCGGAACTCGCCGCCGTCGCTCTCCTGCACCACCACGTAG
- a CDS encoding extracellular catalytic domain type 1 short-chain-length polyhydroxyalkanoate depolymerase has translation MRIVKSRVAAVVAAVLSLIAAVALAVVAQPASAASLTRVTDFGANPTGLNMYVYAPDRLAARPALLLMVHYCGGSASAVHNGNGRDYVTAADRYGYVIVYPEATRDGRCFDVSTANALRRNGGGDSTGIMAMVSHARQRYNADPARIVVAGFSSGAMMTNVLAAQYPDVFSAGAAYSGVPAGCFATTNGSLWNSQCSGGNLLKSPQQWGDQARAMFPGYTGPYPRMQFWHGSTDTTLAYPNFGEELDQWTNLHGLSRTPSATDYPQSSWTRTRYGNAVEGISIQGTGHTLPQNGMLAYSIGFLGLDRPSTTTTTTTTSTTTTTTTSTSTTTTTPVTTTTIPGPTDACKVTAVVNAWDSGLTETLTITNNTSSALNGWQLAFTLPSGQVITGGWSASYSPTSGQVTARNVDYNAQIPANGSVSIGFQATHTGNSAAAGVFTLNNTRCYPA, from the coding sequence ATGAGGATCGTGAAGTCCAGGGTCGCCGCCGTCGTGGCGGCCGTGCTGTCGCTGATCGCCGCGGTCGCGCTCGCGGTGGTCGCGCAACCGGCGAGCGCGGCGTCGCTGACCCGGGTGACCGACTTCGGCGCCAACCCGACCGGGCTGAACATGTACGTCTACGCGCCCGACCGGTTGGCGGCGCGACCGGCCCTGCTGCTGATGGTGCACTACTGCGGCGGTTCGGCGAGCGCCGTGCACAACGGCAACGGCCGCGACTACGTCACCGCGGCGGACCGCTACGGGTACGTGATCGTCTACCCGGAGGCCACCCGCGACGGCCGGTGCTTCGACGTGTCCACCGCGAACGCGTTGCGCCGCAACGGAGGCGGTGACTCCACGGGCATCATGGCGATGGTGTCCCACGCGCGGCAGCGCTACAACGCCGACCCGGCCCGGATCGTCGTGGCGGGCTTCTCCTCCGGCGCGATGATGACCAACGTGCTGGCCGCCCAGTACCCGGACGTGTTCAGCGCGGGCGCGGCGTACTCGGGTGTCCCGGCGGGGTGCTTCGCGACGACCAACGGGTCGCTGTGGAACAGCCAGTGCTCGGGCGGGAACCTCCTGAAGTCCCCGCAGCAGTGGGGCGACCAGGCACGGGCCATGTTCCCCGGCTACACCGGACCGTACCCGCGGATGCAGTTCTGGCACGGCTCCACCGACACCACGCTCGCCTACCCGAACTTCGGCGAGGAGCTGGACCAGTGGACCAACCTCCACGGGCTGAGCCGGACGCCGTCGGCCACCGACTACCCGCAGTCGAGCTGGACCCGCACCCGCTACGGCAACGCCGTCGAGGGCATCAGCATCCAGGGCACCGGCCACACCCTCCCGCAGAACGGGATGCTCGCGTACTCCATCGGCTTCCTCGGCCTGGACCGCCCGTCCACGACGACAACAACAACAACGACCAGCACCACGACCACCACCACCACGTCGACGAGCACCACCACGACGACGCCGGTCACGACGACCACCATCCCGGGCCCGACCGACGCGTGCAAGGTCACCGCGGTGGTCAACGCCTGGGACAGCGGCCTGACCGAGACGCTCACCATCACGAACAACACCAGCTCCGCGTTGAACGGCTGGCAGTTGGCGTTCACCCTCCCGAGCGGGCAGGTCATCACCGGCGGCTGGAGCGCCTCCTACTCCCCCACCAGCGGGCAGGTGACCGCGCGCAACGTCGACTACAACGCGCAGATCCCGGCGAACGGGTCGGTGTCGATCGGCTTCCAGGCGACCCACACCGGGAACAGCGCCGCCGCCGGCGTCTTCACGCTCAACAACACCCGTTGCTACCCGGCGTGA
- a CDS encoding winged helix-turn-helix transcriptional regulator → MRKDTRSSCPISLSLEIFGDRWTLLVLRDVIFADARHFRELLAGPERISSNVLADRLAALVEHGLLTKADDPSHKQKVTYSLTEQAIQLVPVFVQLNVWGIRHLPVTDVHTARAEVLAAGGPPVWDAFMDELREAHLGPHARQRPAPSGPTVAARMQAACAAALDRVDDSSPSLQDH, encoded by the coding sequence GTGCGGAAGGACACGCGGTCGAGCTGCCCGATCAGCCTGTCGCTGGAGATCTTCGGCGACCGCTGGACGCTGCTGGTCCTCCGCGACGTGATCTTCGCCGACGCCCGGCACTTCCGGGAGCTGCTCGCCGGTCCCGAGCGGATCTCCTCGAACGTCCTCGCCGACCGGCTCGCCGCGCTCGTCGAGCACGGGTTGCTCACCAAGGCCGACGACCCCTCGCACAAGCAGAAGGTCACCTACAGCCTGACCGAGCAGGCGATCCAGCTGGTGCCCGTCTTCGTGCAGCTCAACGTCTGGGGCATCCGCCACCTGCCGGTGACCGACGTGCACACCGCCCGCGCCGAGGTGCTCGCCGCCGGCGGCCCGCCCGTGTGGGATGCCTTCATGGACGAGCTCCGGGAAGCCCACCTCGGGCCACACGCACGGCAGCGGCCGGCGCCGAGCGGCCCCACCGTCGCGGCGCGGATGCAAGCCGCTTGTGCCGCCGCGCTCGACCGCGTGGACGACAGCTCCCCGAGCCTCCAGGACCACTAG
- a CDS encoding nucleotidyltransferase domain-containing protein, with translation MTEDDVLEILDVLGRAGGDVWIGGGWGIDALLGRQTRPHRDLDLVHRRDQEQAVVEALAAAGFTETLDWRPVRFVVTDAKGREIDLHPLVFAPDGSATQASPEPGNPFRYPASCFVTGTVLGRTVPCLSAEQQVHFHQGYEPSDRDRHDMARLREAFGIDTHF, from the coding sequence GTGACCGAAGACGATGTGCTGGAGATCCTCGACGTGCTCGGGCGGGCGGGCGGCGACGTCTGGATCGGCGGGGGCTGGGGCATCGACGCGCTGCTGGGCAGGCAGACCCGCCCGCACCGCGACCTGGACCTCGTGCACCGCCGCGACCAGGAGCAGGCAGTCGTCGAAGCGCTCGCCGCAGCGGGCTTCACCGAGACGCTCGACTGGCGTCCCGTGCGCTTCGTCGTCACCGACGCGAAGGGGCGCGAGATCGACCTGCACCCCCTCGTCTTCGCCCCGGACGGGAGCGCCACGCAGGCCTCACCGGAACCAGGCAACCCGTTCCGCTACCCGGCGTCCTGCTTCGTCACCGGCACGGTCCTGGGTCGCACCGTGCCCTGCCTGTCCGCCGAGCAGCAGGTCCACTTCCACCAGGGCTACGAGCCGAGCGACCGGGACCGCCACGACATGGCCCGGCTCCGCGAGGCGTTCGGGATCGACACGCACTTCTGA
- a CDS encoding endo-1,4-beta-xylanase, with protein sequence MNLTAKSAPRAALVVTAVAASLGATLIMASSASAATTLGAAAEQTGRYYGTAVAAGKLNDSTYVNILNREFDMVTAENEMKWDATEPNRGQFTYTNGDRILNHALNNGKRVRGHALLWYQQQPGWAQNLGGSDLRNAMMNHVTQVATHYRGKIYAWDVVNEAFADGSSGGRRDSNLQRTGNDWIEAAFRAARAADPAAKLCYNDYNTDGVNAKSTGIYNMVRDFKARGVPIDCVGFQSHLTNSAPSDYQANLQRFADLGVDVQITELDISGSNQANAYAAVTRACLAVARCTGITVWGIRDSDSWRTGQNPLLFDSSGNKKAAYTSVLNALNAGGTTVTGTSTTTTTTTSTTTSTTTSTTTTTSTTNGPIPTGCTASVSLNSWTGGFVATVKVTAGSTALRGWRVTTSLPSGTTVTGAWSANRSGDTGTVNWTNVDYNGNVAAGQSTEFGFQGTGSGTGLNPTCVGS encoded by the coding sequence ATGAACCTGACAGCGAAGTCAGCGCCCCGAGCCGCGCTCGTGGTGACAGCCGTGGCGGCCTCGCTCGGCGCGACGTTGATCATGGCCTCCTCGGCGAGCGCGGCCACCACGTTGGGGGCCGCCGCCGAGCAGACGGGCCGGTACTACGGCACCGCCGTGGCGGCGGGCAAGCTGAACGACTCGACCTACGTGAACATCCTGAACCGCGAGTTCGACATGGTCACGGCCGAGAACGAGATGAAGTGGGACGCCACCGAGCCCAACCGCGGCCAGTTCACCTACACCAACGGCGACCGCATCCTCAACCACGCCCTGAACAACGGCAAGCGGGTCCGCGGCCACGCCCTGCTGTGGTACCAGCAGCAACCCGGCTGGGCGCAGAACCTCGGCGGCTCGGACCTGCGCAACGCCATGATGAACCACGTCACCCAGGTCGCCACCCACTACCGCGGCAAGATCTACGCCTGGGACGTCGTCAACGAGGCCTTCGCCGACGGCAGCTCCGGCGGGAGGCGTGACTCCAACCTGCAGCGCACCGGCAACGACTGGATCGAGGCCGCGTTCCGCGCCGCCCGCGCCGCCGACCCCGCCGCGAAGCTCTGCTACAACGACTACAACACCGACGGCGTCAACGCCAAGAGCACCGGCATCTACAACATGGTGCGCGACTTCAAAGCCCGCGGCGTCCCCATCGACTGCGTCGGCTTCCAGTCCCACCTGACCAACTCCGCCCCGTCGGACTACCAGGCCAACCTCCAGCGCTTCGCCGACCTCGGCGTCGACGTCCAGATCACCGAACTGGACATCTCCGGCTCCAACCAGGCCAACGCCTACGCCGCCGTCACCCGCGCCTGCCTCGCCGTCGCCCGCTGCACCGGCATCACCGTCTGGGGCATCCGCGACAGCGACTCCTGGCGCACCGGCCAGAACCCCCTGCTCTTCGACAGCAGCGGCAACAAGAAGGCCGCCTACACCTCCGTCCTCAACGCCCTCAACGCGGGCGGCACCACGGTCACCGGCACCTCGACGACCACGACGACCACCACGAGCACGACGACAAGCACCACGACGAGCACCACGACCACCACCAGCACGACCAACGGGCCCATCCCGACCGGCTGCACCGCGTCCGTGTCGCTGAACTCCTGGACCGGTGGTTTCGTGGCCACCGTCAAGGTCACCGCCGGGTCCACCGCCCTGCGCGGCTGGAGGGTCACCACGTCCCTGCCGTCGGGCACGACCGTCACCGGCGCCTGGAGCGCCAACCGCAGCGGTGACACCGGCACGGTGAACTGGACCAACGTCGACTACAACGGCAACGTCGCGGCCGGGCAGTCCACCGAGTTCGGCTTCCAGGGCACCGGCAGCGGCACCGGGCTCAACCCCACCTGCGTGGGGAGCTGA
- a CDS encoding cytochrome P450 family protein has product MTSHTSHPVIDTTGRDIHGESERLRALGRAVRVELPGGVIAWWVTDHALIKQLLTDRRVSRDTYQHWPAWENGESELAQTWSLSMWVAKRNMISAYGAEHGRLRKLVAKAFTARRTQAMRPRIEASTAELLAGLAEVPAGEVVDLRERFAYPLPVQMISGLLGVPDEIRGPLLTAVHEVMDTSATPDQVMANALEVDRLLHELVAVKRTRPGDDVTTGLLQAQNDDGGQMSEEELVATIMLMFTAGHETTVNLFDQTISLLLTHPAQRAAALAGTVPWEDVIEESLRLEAPITNLPLRYAVEDIDLGDAFIPKGDPIVIAFAAGGRDPKAHGDTATEFDPTRPTRRDHLAFGHGTHHCLGAPLARLEAAVGLPALFTRFPRMRLAVPAGELRPLGSFISNGHAALPVVLTPNDEGTP; this is encoded by the coding sequence ATGACGAGCCACACGAGCCACCCGGTCATCGACACGACCGGGCGCGACATCCACGGTGAGTCCGAGCGCCTGCGCGCCTTGGGACGCGCGGTGCGGGTGGAACTGCCCGGCGGGGTGATCGCGTGGTGGGTCACCGACCACGCGCTGATCAAGCAGCTGCTGACCGACCGGCGGGTGTCCCGCGACACCTACCAGCACTGGCCCGCCTGGGAGAACGGCGAGAGCGAGCTGGCGCAGACCTGGTCGCTGTCGATGTGGGTCGCCAAGCGGAACATGATCAGCGCGTACGGCGCGGAGCACGGCAGGCTGCGCAAGCTGGTGGCCAAGGCGTTCACCGCCCGCCGCACGCAGGCGATGCGCCCGCGCATCGAGGCGAGCACCGCGGAGCTGTTGGCGGGCTTGGCGGAGGTGCCGGCGGGCGAGGTGGTCGACCTGCGCGAGCGGTTCGCCTACCCGCTGCCCGTGCAGATGATCTCCGGGCTGCTGGGCGTGCCCGACGAGATCCGCGGCCCGCTGCTCACCGCGGTGCACGAGGTCATGGACACCTCCGCCACCCCGGACCAGGTCATGGCCAACGCGCTGGAGGTGGACCGGCTGCTGCACGAGCTGGTCGCGGTCAAGCGCACCAGGCCCGGCGACGACGTCACCACCGGCCTGCTCCAGGCGCAGAACGACGACGGCGGCCAGATGAGCGAGGAGGAGCTGGTCGCCACCATCATGCTGATGTTCACCGCCGGCCACGAGACGACGGTGAACCTGTTCGACCAGACCATCTCCCTGCTGCTGACGCACCCCGCCCAGCGCGCCGCCGCGCTGGCCGGCACGGTGCCGTGGGAGGACGTGATCGAGGAGTCGCTGCGCCTGGAGGCGCCGATCACGAACCTGCCGCTGCGCTACGCGGTGGAGGACATCGACCTCGGTGACGCGTTCATCCCGAAGGGCGACCCGATCGTCATCGCCTTCGCCGCCGGCGGGCGCGACCCGAAGGCGCACGGCGACACCGCCACCGAGTTCGACCCCACCCGGCCCACCCGCCGCGACCACCTCGCGTTCGGCCACGGCACGCACCACTGCCTGGGCGCGCCGCTGGCCCGGCTGGAGGCCGCCGTCGGCCTGCCCGCGCTCTTCACCAGGTTCCCGCGGATGCGGCTCGCGGTGCCGGCCGGCGAACTGCGGCCGCTGGGGTCGTTCATCTCCAACGGCCACGCGGCGTTGCCCGTGGTGCTGACGCCGAACGACGAAGGAACTCCCTGA
- a CDS encoding cytochrome P450 gives MSTARAPRAPGWLPLLGHTIPLLSQRTKFTSSLHRYGDIVEVHIGSQPGYVLTDKALVHEVLVADAGNYERGRVFDKLRPFMGNGLVTSTGRQHRRQRRLMQPAFHRREIAGYVTSMSKAATEMVDSWRAGEARPIDDDMHVVAGTVVAKALFSESLDTPALREFLRCNRILVAHSTVRAMSPAVIGALPLPVNRRFDRAVEHVRRAVREVVTERRAHPDEHSDLLSMLLAARDEDTAEGMTDDEVHDEMITLFVAGVETASRALAWAFHEIGRRPDVESRLLAEVDEVLEGGPAGIEDVPRLTYTRQVVNEVLRFYGPWLLMRRPTTDVELGGVRLAAGTELIVSPHALHHDPRSFPDPDRFDPDRWLPERAAEVPRHAYIPFAAGVHQCIGSAFALAEITVVIATVLSRVRLEPVPGKPVRELVTNVPVPSQLPMTVVPRTPGEA, from the coding sequence ATGTCAACTGCCAGAGCACCCAGGGCGCCGGGCTGGCTGCCGCTGCTGGGCCACACGATTCCACTGCTGTCGCAGCGGACCAAGTTCACCTCCTCGCTGCACCGGTACGGCGACATCGTCGAGGTCCACATCGGCTCGCAGCCCGGGTACGTGTTGACCGACAAGGCGTTGGTGCACGAGGTCCTCGTGGCCGACGCGGGCAACTACGAGCGGGGTCGGGTGTTCGACAAGCTCCGGCCGTTCATGGGCAACGGGCTCGTCACGTCCACCGGCCGGCAGCACCGGCGTCAGCGGCGGCTGATGCAGCCGGCGTTCCACCGGCGGGAGATCGCCGGGTACGTCACGAGCATGTCGAAGGCCGCCACGGAGATGGTGGACTCGTGGCGGGCCGGCGAGGCGCGCCCGATCGACGACGACATGCACGTCGTCGCGGGGACCGTGGTCGCCAAGGCCTTGTTCTCCGAGAGCCTGGACACCCCCGCGTTGCGCGAGTTCCTGCGCTGCAACAGGATCCTCGTCGCCCACAGCACCGTGCGGGCGATGTCGCCCGCCGTGATCGGCGCGCTCCCCCTGCCGGTCAACCGCCGTTTCGACCGGGCGGTCGAGCACGTCCGGCGGGCGGTGCGCGAGGTCGTCACCGAGCGCCGCGCCCACCCCGACGAGCACTCCGACCTGCTGTCGATGCTGTTGGCCGCGCGTGACGAGGACACCGCCGAGGGCATGACGGACGACGAGGTCCACGATGAGATGATCACGTTGTTCGTGGCCGGGGTCGAGACCGCGTCCCGCGCGCTGGCCTGGGCCTTCCACGAGATCGGCCGGCGACCGGACGTCGAGTCCCGGCTGCTGGCCGAGGTCGACGAGGTGCTGGAGGGCGGGCCCGCCGGGATCGAGGACGTCCCGCGCCTGACCTACACCCGCCAGGTGGTCAACGAAGTCCTCCGGTTCTACGGTCCGTGGCTGCTGATGCGGCGGCCCACCACCGACGTGGAGCTCGGCGGCGTCCGGTTGGCCGCCGGCACCGAGCTCATCGTCAGCCCGCACGCCCTGCACCACGACCCCCGCAGCTTCCCCGACCCGGACCGCTTCGACCCGGACCGCTGGCTGCCCGAGCGCGCCGCCGAGGTGCCGCGCCACGCCTACATCCCGTTCGCCGCCGGCGTGCACCAGTGCATCGGCAGCGCGTTCGCGTTGGCCGAGATCACCGTGGTGATCGCCACCGTGCTGTCCCGGGTGCGCCTGGAACCGGTGCCCGGCAAACCGGTGCGGGAGCTGGTCACCAACGTGCCGGTGCCCAGCCAACTGCCGATGACCGTCGTGCCGCGAACGCCCGGCGAGGCGTGA